AGTCTTCAACTTTAccagtaatatatattttttacatctTAATAGTCACACGAAGGTCATAAAAAATTAATTACCAGTTAATAACAACCAGGCTGTATTGGTCCGAGGCCAAACAGTATGTGTACCAACCATACTGACATCTTCAGacactatataatttttttgttttacaattttttttttggcagTAGTATGCCAAGGTATACTGTGCTGTATTCTCATAGTTTACTATTCTCACTGTTGGCCAGTAATCAGATGGATCGGTATGTAGATTTTTAAGAGTGAGTTATAGAAAACAAGAGTAACTAAGGGTCTTCTCATATGCATTTATAACAAGATAAGTTTTTGACTTTTGTTGCAACTATAAGGCTGTTACTGGTAATAAGATTCCCCAATGGCCTTTTATGACCAACATTTAGAATGACGTTTTATACATAATTGACAATGGATTTTTTCATCTCTGTCTCATGCACATTGATCTATACACACACTCATTTAAATTGTGTAATGTCTATACTGTAAGGTCTTATGTTGATAGTTGCATGACAGAAATTAATATTTATACTTATTAGTGCTTTCTGCCACTTTTTAGGTGTCAAATCAAACAACATTAACTGATTGTTCAAATGTAAAATTGGAATATTTAAACATGGAAGAGTTATGATTTACATGCTCTAGTACAATGGGGATTCTTTGTTGTAATGGTATTTGCCAGTTGACATATGGAGGGTTCTAAGTAGCATTAAGTAAAAAACTAAAAGCTACTTTAatgcaaggttcgtcgtaccatggTGTACCGCCCAGTACAAGTGGTATGTACCAATCTAACAGGGGATCGATATGGGCGGTTCATATCAGTCCATCAGTACACTATACCATACCGTGTGTCAGTATGTCAGTACATACTATACTGATGGCTGATCGGTACACTGGTATGAATCAGTAAGGCGAACCATGCTTCAATGTATAttggaaaagcttttaccaacacATGCTGACATATACTTATTTGATGTGTTACATTCTGGACAGTGTGTAGTGGCACATGCAGTAGAGGGTCTAGAGGCAACTCTATTAGTGTTCTTCTGCTTACTGAATGTTGATTATTAACTCAGGTTCATTGACCTAACAATTGCTAGTCAATATGTCCTAGAGGATATCTGTGTATTTATAGAAATTTGACAGGAGAGGTCCATGAATAACCCCTAGATAGTGGCATATGTAGtacatgtcacgaacggtcgtcgcgcacccgcaacaacttcgttcaacgaaccgttcgtcgctcacacccgcatgtacagctgcttgacagcatgttttcccatggttttgggtcattttgcttgtaaatatgtaagttcgaacaagctgcagcgttgcaaagcgatcgctcaccgaaccgagcaaaacagccccaaaacagcccaaaacggctccgttttcgcgtgccgcgggaggtgagcggagtgctgcctccgctcaccaaaacgtcagccatctcagcacccaggaaccccccgggtggcacatggctggatggggcttcggttatataccgggcgttgaacactctttcgcaagttcgcacgtgacctttacgggaacttggtgttgcgtccgggaccaggtgagcggctgtttgtgggcttgcagctgttcgttcatccttgaaagccttgcttttccccctctccctcttttctcttgtgcacacaaggtgttcgacgaattgcttgtaaagctttccttttcgcgagacttcgggacttgtccgttgctcgttctttcgatctaactctctttctcttttacaggtccttcgggacctgcgagaggttacaaagtgggctgatccttgcggagcaagatcgcaagggcgaagcgcgacttaggcaacgcaagctaagttcgcgtctttgccgcaagagtgactcgcgacttaggcaacgcaagctaagttcgcgtcgttggccgcaagggtgccgcacgccttaggcaaatccagctaaggtcgtgacagtgtgtcAGTATGTCAGTACATACTATACTGATGGCTGATCGGTACACTGGTATGAATCAGTAAGGCGAACCATGCTTCAATGTATAttggaaaagcttttaccaacacATGCTGACATATACTTATTTGATGTGTTACATTCTGGACAGTGTGTAGTGGCACATGCAGTAGAGGGTCTAGAGGCAACTCTATTAGTGTTCTTCTGCTTACTGAATGTTGATTATTAACTCAGGTTCATTGACCTAACAATTGCTAGTCAATATGTCCTAGAGGATATCTGTGTATTTATAGAAATTTGACAGGAGAGGTCCATGAATAACCCCTAGATAGTGGCATATGTAGTACATGCAACTTTAGGTTACTAATCTAGGTCTTATGAATGTTTCTAGTGAACTCGGATTCATTTAAGATAACATTAACCAGTCAATACATCTTAATGGATATCTGcatgaatataaaaattatgagacGAGAAGCCAACACAACCCTTTGATTTTTTATGAAAGACTGGAGGTCTTACTTAGATTGTGTTTTAATTGCGGTAAGGCAGTAGACACTGATGAACTATCAGTTGTTGAGCAAAGCCTGTAAGTCAATTTGGTCACTAATATATTGACAGCACATGAAGAGTCTCATGCATTTCAAGGTACTGGGAAACAATGGTTCAGTATAAGTGTTCTCCTTGACAAGGATAATTCATTACATGAACAGAAGCAGGCCTTGGATTGTCAAAATGTGGATTGCTAAAAATTTTATGAAAGATTTAATGGATGGAGTTACTAATAAAGTTCCATGACACTGACTTGAACCAGCTGAAGCTGAGATCTACTATCTAAATTCTTGAAGAGGAAGTCAGATAATGACTTAATTGACTTTAAGCACATTATAGAGAAACTAATTGAAGTTCATGTCAGGATAGATGATTTAGTATCCTGCTATTTATGATATACTATTGCATACCTGCCATGGTTTATTTACCCAATGCAACAGATATTTGTTTTTCAATGTCATACCAGTTTCATTAATCCACAAACCATGACTGTATTTTCCTTAAGGCCCATTTCTGACATCTGTTTGATTAATGTTTTCTTTTGTTCAATATttgattttcttttgttatttggaTTTACTAAATTATATCTTTTATGGGCATAAGTGTATtggatttacttttttttttgttacataGTTTGATGTTGATGGACGCAATCTTGAACCTGCATTTCCAGCAAATAGACCTTCAATCATTCTATTTATTGATAGATCCTCAAATTCTTCGAAAGTTAGGGAAGGGAGCAAGTTATCTCTTGAGGTTCTTCGAAAATTCTCATTGCAGAATCAGCTTTGCTATCAAACAGTTAGAGGACGAGACAGCAGAGTCATGAGTAGTTCCAGAAGTTTATCAGGGTCCTCTAGTCATCAATCAGGAAAAGTTTCTCAGACCCCCAAGGTTGTGAAAATTAAGGATAATATGGCTTTCATGATAGTTAATGAAGGTGAACATATTTCATTGAAAAACACTGCACTTGAAAGTCAAGGCAACCCTGTCTATGATATCCTGACACGATTACTTCAGCGAGAAAGTCCGGCACTGAAGAATAAAGAAACCAAAATAAGTGAAGTAGCAAAGAAAGCTGGCTTTGAGCTCTTGTCTGATGATTTTGAAGTTCAGATAATAGAGTCGTTCCAATCACATAATGACGATAATCAGTTCAGAGAAATGGGTAGGAGTACCACTACCATGTTAAATGATCCCAATGAACTTACTGAAAGCCAGGATGATGTGAGTAGTGGTGGGTTATTATATACTACTGAAAATATTATGACCGATGAAAGAAAGCAATCTGAGCATCCAGATGATGTTGCCAATTTTCTTGAAACTCGTGAAGCAGCTCCTTATGATAATGACAATGCATTCTCATGTCACGTTGAAAGATCTTGTTGTGTGGAACAAGAGTTACCTACTCCAGAGGAACACGTTCAGGAAGAGCAAGCTGATAAAATtgattctacatcaagcatcagaCAAGTTAAGTCAGATTTTGGACACAGTTCATCAGTTCTTTCAGCAGGGGATGATATGGGAAGCATTAGGATATCCAACAGATTAAGAAAGGCAGATGAACCATGTTATCAGCACCAACCTTTCTTAGGCTCTTTTTTCTTCATCGATGGTGGCTACCGGTTGCTGAGAACATTGACTGCAGAATCTAGGATCCCATCTCTAGTAATTCTTGACCCGGTTATGCAACAGCACTTCGTATTTTCCGAGGCATCGGATATTAATTACCCTTCTGTAGTTAGTTTTGTAGACAGATTTTTAAATGGAAGTCTTACACCATATCAACATTCAGTATCATCTCTTAAAACTTCTAGAGATATGCCAAAGCCACCACTTGTGAATTTGGATTTCCATGAAATTGATTCTATACCTCAAGTTACAAGTAGCACATTTTGTGAACTGGTTATAGGTTTTATACCTTGTGAAATGAATGATAAATTGCCATTTTCTAACTCTCGAGAACTTAAATCTGCTTGGAAGATCGATGTTTTGGTGCTTTTTAGCACTCCTTGGTGTGGATTCTGCCAGCGTATGGAGCTGATTGTGCGTGAAGTACATCGAGCTTTTAAGAACTCTATAAATTTCTCAATAAGTCAATCCAAGAATGATGATCCTACACAAATCAAAGGTACTCCACCTTAAATAAAAGCATGTGCGGGAATATTTATTGTTTTATGTTTTGCATATTTTCATGATTATGTTTCTTTATGTTCCATTTGGTGGGTACTCTCGTAAGATAGATCAACTGGAAGCCACTTCATGTGCATCAGCTAGAGAAAAGGAGCTAAAGCAAAAGACACCTTGCCAGATTGAAAGTCAAAATGTCATGTTTAGTATTTACCCCTTGTttagaaagaagaaaaatacaaaaGAACTTGAATGTTGCATAATTTAGCACAAATTCAAATAACACCTTGCCAGATTGAAAATCAAAATGTCATCTCCAGTATGTGTCCCTTGTTTAGAAAGTAGAAAAATACAAAATAACTTGAATGGTGTATGATGTAGCATAACATAACAACTAGAATATCCATGATGATGATTTTTGTTCAGAAATGTATTAGGTGAGTTTCAGGATGAAGATTTTTAATTAATACAGAAAAGATTGGGAAAGAATTCCTACTGTTGTATGTATATGAATTAATAATAGTTGCCACCAATGTAAGCAAACAGTATGTTAACTAATTTAATCCATTGTTGAATTAGTCATGAATGGAATCTGTGAAAatatgcatgatcataatttatttAGGTTCCATTTTGGAGAATATTTGGTGAAAAATTGAACTGAGTGGAAACCATGAGCAATTTGAGATTTATGAAATAATTAGGGATATTGTCTTTTTGTTCTATATATGCATATACTGTGCTGCAAAGTACCTATTAGTGTTCATTCATAATGACTCGGATCATTATTTGTTAGGTCAGCCAACTCTGGTTGCTCATTTTGGATTTCATCTTTTGGATTTCATTCTTATTTTCAAAGGTATGATTAGTTTCATGATAGGTCTCATAGAAAGAAACTGAAAAATATGGTAATGTTGCCTTCAGCTTTCCACAGCCAGTTCTCCACAAAAGATGTTAAATTCTGGTTGTTGAATTTCATTCTGGAATAACAGAGTACTCTAGGTGTTGTATCAAAGACAATGACAGTTTAAACTTGAACTTATTGAAAGTCATAAACGTCTATAAACTAAACAAAaggtatattattaataattcttTTAGTATCAAATTGTTCATGATATGTTTAGAATTTGTCACTATTAACTGTTATTAAATCAACATTGAGCGTGTAACTTAAAGAAGTCATATATTATGTTTCTCTGTTGTCAAGCTTGCATCACATATACTTTATGTTTGTGTATGAGTAGCCCCTAATGATAATGCAACAAGAGTCTGGTTCCATTTTGCATGTTATTTTGGTGTCTAATCAACTTGTTCAAGAGAAGCTTTATCTATTCCATCTTATAAATGCATAAAGTAGTTCTCTTGATTATCCAGTAACTTAGATAACTGTGATGATGTGTGCTTCATTTGTTAAGTGGATTGCATACTATGGAATTACGTTTGCTATTTTTAAGCACATATGTAATTATACCCAGAgaagataaacttttagaaacacTAATGTATATGTTTGTTTATTGCTGCTTTATTATCTTGCTGTTTTGTCATGATGTTATATTTGTCCTTTCTTTTGATATTCAAGTTAAAAGACATTGAAACCTATTTGTGCCATCAGTGATCTTGCCCATTTAGTACAACTATCTTCCTCAAACCTTACTCTAATGCAAGACACTGAAAGCAGGAACATCACCTGTGGAAATATTTATTCATGTTATTTTACTCTATTCAGGAATAAGCTTGTTTTGATTGTATCTTTTTGTCATATGGATGTCATCttctaaaaataattatattatactcTATCCAGAAATAAGATTGTTTTAAATGTATGCTTTTTCCATCTAGATGTTATCTTCTAAAATACTACACTGGAATCCATATTCTCAGTGCATGAATTTATGGTCACTAATAGTGCACAAGTTCCTTGCAGATAAGAAAGAAGATCTGGTGCTGAATAAGTTTCCAGCAATATTTTTAATGGATTGTACCCTTAATGATTGTGGTTTATTCTTAAAGCCACTTGGCAAGGTAACCAATTTAAACATGCCAAGCATTTTCAGATACTTAAAACTATGCTCTTTCTCAAACACACTGTTCGAGCCTGGAGAAATTGCTGTTTTTGACATGTTTCTTCCTTGTTGAtatctattgcttttgaattttcttttgtagATCCATATTGCCATTGCTTTCTGACATTGGTGGACATCAAAATAAACTAATGATCTATAGAAACTTTAACAACGATAACCAAAACATGGATCTTTTCCCACCATAAGGTCCCCATCATATGAGGTCGGCTACATGTCATCTGCcgaccctttctctctctctctcatgttgtTTGTGTTGCTTTGTCTATTTATTTCTCTTTTCCCTTACATTGTGTACTCAAATATATCAGTTTCCTTAATTCTCTGTTGAAAATATGTACTCATTTCAGTAGAagtattttcatattgcttatagAAAACATACATGCATGGAGTTGATCCTTAATATATTTTCCAAAGTGCTATAGGTAGTTTAATCAAT
This Musa acuminata AAA Group cultivar baxijiao chromosome BXJ1-2, Cavendish_Baxijiao_AAA, whole genome shotgun sequence DNA region includes the following protein-coding sequences:
- the LOC135604189 gene encoding uncharacterized protein LOC135604189 isoform X4, yielding MEIMRLLCLHLIIQRMGMENRLTCAVEDGLGRSVWLKEYTLANQSTLEQLDDGGAGTRMLCTDEEFKQFETFFMKFTAIAREFFLPPERQRFGLISEGALLSFLGISSPDKWLVMLHFSGCSNCTMIVQQGDDLRNILQTHHSLIMEFDVDGRNLEPAFPANRPSIILFIDRSSNSSKVREGSKLSLEVLRKFSLQNQLCYQTVRGRDSRVMSSSRSLSGSSSHQSGKVSQTPKVVKIKDNMAFMIVNEGEHISLKNTALESQGNPVYDILTRLLQRESPALKNKETKISEVAKKAGFELLSDDFEVQIIESFQSHNDDNQFREMGRSTTTMLNDPNELTESQDDVSSGGLLYTTENIMTDERKQSEHPDDVANFLETREAAPYDNDNAFSCHVERSCCVEQELPTPEEHVQEEQADKIDSTSSIRQVKSDFGHSSSVLSAGDDMGSIRISNRLRKADEPCYQHQPFLGSFFFIDGGYRLLRTLTAESRIPSLVILDPVMQQHFVFSEASDINYPSVVSFVDRFLNGSLTPYQHSVSSLKTSRDMPKPPLVNLDFHEIDSIPQVTSSTFCELVIGFIPCEMNDKLPFSNSRELKSAWKIDVLVLFSTPWCGFCQRMELIVREVHRAFKNSINFSISQSKNDDPTQIKGQPTLVAHFGFHLLDFILIFKDKKEDLVLNKFPAIFLMDCTLNDCGLFLKPLGKKENYPILLLFRAENKSAITYEGNMSVVSIMEFLESYGGNSHNHNYKGLLWTHSRKGNKDEQVLYASTLAADEKPHSPADKYNKIVLNKAISADSEHPLNTCTPVTSHDKHIHVVVGSILAATDKLFNAAPFDNSTVLIVTMDKNQGFQGLIINKRISWDIFKELDSDLVSLKHAPLYYGGPVRFQTLPLVSLIWKAKEGYTEIVKGVYFGNPVVTRQVIEEIKLKEESPDDYWFFLGFSSWGYDQLFQEITEGAWRLTGDPIEHLDWPEN
- the LOC135604189 gene encoding uncharacterized protein LOC135604189 isoform X5, with translation MVDDFHVEHHKGMENRLTCAVEDGLGRSVWLKEYTLANQSTLEQLDDGGAGTRMLCTDEEFKQFETFFMKFTAIAREFFLPPERQRFGLISEGALLSFLGISSPDKWLVMLHFSGCSNCTMIVQQGDDLRNILQTHHSLIMEFDVDGRNLEPAFPANRPSIILFIDRSSNSSKVREGSKLSLEVLRKFSLQNQLCYQTVRGRDSRVMSSSRSLSGSSSHQSGKVSQTPKVVKIKDNMAFMIVNEGEHISLKNTALESQGNPVYDILTRLLQRESPALKNKETKISEVAKKAGFELLSDDFEVQIIESFQSHNDDNQFREMGRSTTTMLNDPNELTESQDDVSSGGLLYTTENIMTDERKQSEHPDDVANFLETREAAPYDNDNAFSCHVERSCCVEQELPTPEEHVQEEQADKIDSTSSIRQVKSDFGHSSSVLSAGDDMGSIRISNRLRKADEPCYQHQPFLGSFFFIDGGYRLLRTLTAESRIPSLVILDPVMQQHFVFSEASDINYPSVVSFVDRFLNGSLTPYQHSVSSLKTSRDMPKPPLVNLDFHEIDSIPQVTSSTFCELVIGFIPCEMNDKLPFSNSRELKSAWKIDVLVLFSTPWCGFCQRMELIVREVHRAFKNSINFSISQSKNDDPTQIKGQPTLVAHFGFHLLDFILIFKDKKEDLVLNKFPAIFLMDCTLNDCGLFLKPLGKKENYPILLLFRAENKSAITYEGNMSVVSIMEFLESYGGNSHNHNYKGLLWTHSRKGNKDEQVLYASTLAADEKPHSPADKYNKIVLNKAISADSEHPLNTCTPVTSHDKHIHVVVGSILAATDKLFNAAPFDNSTVLIVTMDKNQGFQGLIINKRISWDIFKELDSDLVSLKHAPLYYGGPVRFQTLPLVSLIWKAKEGYTEIVKGVYFGNPVVTRQVIEEIKLKEESPDDYWFFLGFSSWGYDQLFQEITEGAWRLTGDPIEHLDWPEN
- the LOC135604189 gene encoding uncharacterized protein LOC135604189 isoform X6, whose translation is MENRLTCAVEDGLGRSVWLKEYTLANQSTLEQLDDGGAGTRMLCTDEEFKQFETFFMKFTAIAREFFLPPERQRFGLISEGALLSFLGISSPDKWLVMLHFSGCSNCTMIVQQGDDLRNILQTHHSLIMEFDVDGRNLEPAFPANRPSIILFIDRSSNSSKVREGSKLSLEVLRKFSLQNQLCYQTVRGRDSRVMSSSRSLSGSSSHQSGKVSQTPKVVKIKDNMAFMIVNEGEHISLKNTALESQGNPVYDILTRLLQRESPALKNKETKISEVAKKAGFELLSDDFEVQIIESFQSHNDDNQFREMGRSTTTMLNDPNELTESQDDVSSGGLLYTTENIMTDERKQSEHPDDVANFLETREAAPYDNDNAFSCHVERSCCVEQELPTPEEHVQEEQADKIDSTSSIRQVKSDFGHSSSVLSAGDDMGSIRISNRLRKADEPCYQHQPFLGSFFFIDGGYRLLRTLTAESRIPSLVILDPVMQQHFVFSEASDINYPSVVSFVDRFLNGSLTPYQHSVSSLKTSRDMPKPPLVNLDFHEIDSIPQVTSSTFCELVIGFIPCEMNDKLPFSNSRELKSAWKIDVLVLFSTPWCGFCQRMELIVREVHRAFKNSINFSISQSKNDDPTQIKGQPTLVAHFGFHLLDFILIFKDKKEDLVLNKFPAIFLMDCTLNDCGLFLKPLGKKENYPILLLFRAENKSAITYEGNMSVVSIMEFLESYGGNSHNHNYKGLLWTHSRKGNKDEQVLYASTLAADEKPHSPADKYNKIVLNKAISADSEHPLNTCTPVTSHDKHIHVVVGSILAATDKLFNAAPFDNSTVLIVTMDKNQGFQGLIINKRISWDIFKELDSDLVSLKHAPLYYGGPVRFQTLPLVSLIWKAKEGYTEIVKGVYFGNPVVTRQVIEEIKLKEESPDDYWFFLGFSSWGYDQLFQEITEGAWRLTGDPIEHLDWPEN